One Streptococcus sp. zg-86 DNA window includes the following coding sequences:
- the coaC gene encoding phosphopantothenoylcysteine decarboxylase, which yields MARITLAVTGSISAYKAADLTSQLGKLGHSVTVLMTTAATQFITPLTLQALSKNLVHTDVMLEENPSSIKHIDIAKQTDIFLVAPASAQTIAKLSYGFADNIVTAVALALPSTTPKLIAPAMNTNMYLNPATQENLKRLQTYGFEEISPKESLLACGDVGVGALADIDVILEKVSDILHETN from the coding sequence ATGGCCCGTATTACCCTAGCCGTTACAGGTTCTATATCCGCTTATAAAGCAGCAGACTTAACTAGCCAACTAGGAAAACTAGGCCACTCCGTCACGGTCCTAATGACTACTGCTGCCACCCAATTCATTACACCGCTAACCTTACAGGCTTTGTCCAAAAATTTGGTTCATACAGATGTGATGTTGGAGGAAAATCCTAGCTCTATCAAGCACATTGATATTGCCAAGCAAACAGATATCTTTCTAGTAGCACCTGCTTCTGCCCAGACGATTGCCAAACTCTCCTATGGCTTTGCTGACAACATTGTTACTGCTGTAGCCTTAGCCTTACCTAGCACTACACCCAAGTTGATTGCACCAGCCATGAATACCAATATGTACCTCAATCCTGCTACCCAAGAAAATCTCAAACGATTGCAAACGTATGGCTTTGAGGAAATTTCACCGAAGGAATCTCTACTTGCTTGTGGTGATGTCGGAGTTGGTGCCCTTGCGGATATTGATGTTATTTTAGAGAAAGTGAGTGATATCCTTCATGAGACAAACTAA
- a CDS encoding ECF transporter S component, with product MRQTKSTQIATLAIFFATMIVIDILSSVIFNLLPVPIKPTIVHIPVIVASILYGPKIGATLGGMMGILSVVHNTIMLLPTSYLFSPFVENGQWYSLVVAILPRILIGVTPYFIYRLSQKRLGLLISGAIGSLTNTVFVLGSIFFLFSSVYNGNIQAMLTTIIGTNSIAEMLIAAFLTVAIVPTLQKAKK from the coding sequence ATGAGACAAACTAAATCTACGCAAATTGCAACCCTAGCTATTTTCTTTGCCACAATGATTGTGATTGACATTCTCAGCTCTGTCATTTTTAATCTTTTGCCAGTCCCAATCAAACCAACGATTGTCCATATCCCAGTCATTGTTGCCTCCATTCTATATGGTCCTAAGATTGGCGCAACTCTAGGAGGAATGATGGGCATATTGAGTGTGGTTCATAATACGATTATGCTCTTACCTACTAGCTATCTCTTTTCTCCTTTCGTTGAAAACGGGCAATGGTATTCTTTGGTTGTCGCTATTCTTCCTCGTATATTGATTGGGGTAACGCCATACTTTATCTATCGCTTATCACAAAAGCGACTAGGCCTTCTCATTTCTGGAGCTATCGGCTCATTGACCAATACTGTCTTTGTTCTAGGAAGCATCTTTTTCCTATTTTCATCTGTCTATAATGGTAATATCCAAGCAATGTTAACAACTATTATTGGGACAAATTCGATTGCAGAAATGCTGATTGCAGCCTTTCTGACAGTGGCTATTGTACCGACCTTGCAAAAAGCAAAAAAATAA
- a CDS encoding phospho-sugar mutase, with the protein MTYQEQYQAWLNYAELPDYLQEDLRNMDEKTKEDAFYTSLEFGTAGMRGLIGAGTNRINIYVVRQATEGLARLIESKGQEAKDRGVAIAYDSRHFSQEFAFDAARVLAEHGIKAYVFEELRPTPELSFAVRHLQTVAGIMITASHNPAPYNGYKVYGEDGGQMPPADADALTDYIRDITDPFAIAVADLEAAKERNLIEVIGEAVDSEYLKEIKDVNINQDLINEYGRDMKIVFTPLHGTGEMLARRALAQAGFESVQVVESQANPDPNFSTVKSPNPESQSAFALAEELGRQVDADVLVATDPDADRLGVEIRQADGSYRNLSGNQIGALIAKYILEAHKQAGTLPANAALAKSIVSTELVTKIAESYGATMFNVLTGFKFIAEKIQEFEEKHNHTYLFGFEESFGYLIKPFVRDKDAIQAVLIVAEIAAYYRSKGLTLADGIDQIFEEYGYYAEKTISVTLSGVDGKAEIKKIMDKFRGNAPTEFNKTAIALLEDFQEQTATDKEGNVSALTTPPSDVLKYTLTDDSWFAVRPSGTEPKIKFYIATVGTDMADAEAKIAAIEAEINAFVKE; encoded by the coding sequence ATGACATATCAAGAACAATATCAAGCATGGCTCAACTATGCAGAGCTTCCTGACTATCTACAGGAAGACTTGCGCAATATGGATGAAAAGACCAAAGAAGATGCCTTTTATACGTCTCTTGAGTTTGGAACAGCTGGTATGCGTGGGTTGATTGGAGCTGGTACTAACCGAATCAACATTTACGTCGTGCGTCAAGCAACAGAAGGTTTAGCACGCCTTATCGAATCAAAAGGTCAAGAAGCCAAAGATAGAGGGGTTGCCATTGCCTATGACTCTCGCCACTTCTCTCAAGAATTTGCCTTTGACGCAGCTCGTGTCCTTGCTGAACATGGCATCAAAGCCTATGTTTTTGAAGAATTGCGCCCAACACCAGAACTATCATTTGCAGTTCGTCATCTCCAAACAGTTGCTGGAATCATGATTACGGCAAGTCACAACCCTGCTCCATACAACGGTTATAAAGTATACGGTGAAGATGGCGGTCAAATGCCACCTGCTGATGCCGATGCCCTTACAGACTATATTCGTGACATCACAGATCCATTTGCCATTGCTGTAGCTGATTTGGAAGCTGCCAAAGAACGCAATCTCATCGAAGTTATCGGTGAAGCAGTCGATAGCGAATACCTCAAAGAAATCAAAGATGTCAATATCAACCAAGACCTCATTAACGAGTATGGTCGGGATATGAAGATTGTCTTTACACCACTACATGGTACAGGTGAAATGCTAGCTCGTCGTGCCCTTGCCCAAGCAGGTTTTGAATCTGTCCAAGTCGTAGAAAGCCAAGCAAATCCTGATCCAAACTTCTCAACAGTCAAATCACCAAACCCAGAAAGTCAATCTGCCTTTGCCCTTGCTGAAGAATTAGGCCGTCAAGTTGATGCAGATGTCTTGGTCGCAACAGATCCAGATGCTGACCGCCTCGGAGTTGAAATTCGCCAAGCAGACGGTAGCTACCGCAACCTTTCTGGTAACCAAATCGGAGCCCTCATTGCCAAATACATCTTGGAAGCCCACAAACAAGCTGGTACCCTTCCAGCAAATGCTGCTCTAGCAAAATCAATTGTGTCAACTGAACTCGTGACCAAAATTGCAGAGAGCTACGGCGCAACTATGTTCAATGTCTTGACTGGTTTTAAATTTATCGCAGAAAAGATCCAAGAATTTGAAGAAAAACACAACCATACCTATCTATTTGGTTTTGAGGAAAGTTTCGGCTACCTTATCAAGCCATTTGTACGTGACAAAGATGCCATTCAAGCCGTTCTAATTGTTGCTGAAATTGCCGCCTACTACCGCTCTAAAGGCTTGACCTTGGCAGATGGCATTGACCAAATTTTTGAAGAATATGGCTACTATGCAGAAAAAACCATTTCTGTAACCCTATCAGGTGTTGACGGAAAAGCGGAAATCAAGAAGATTATGGACAAATTCCGTGGCAATGCTCCAACAGAATTTAACAAGACAGCCATTGCCCTCTTGGAAGATTTCCAAGAACAAACAGCTACTGATAAGGAAGGTAATGTCTCAGCCTTGACAACTCCACCAAGTGATGTATTGAAATACACCTTAACAGACGATTCTTGGTTCGCCGTTCGTCCGTCTGGAACAGAACCAAAAATCAAGTTCTACATTGCAACTGTGGGAACGGATATGGCTGATGCAGAAGCAAAAATCGCTGCTATTGAAGCAGAAATTAACGCATTTGTGAAAGAATAA
- the mutY gene encoding A/G-specific adenine glycosylase has translation MIDLKKYGIEMWPQEKIVAFRKALLDWYDAHKRDLPWRRTKDPYAIWVSEIMLQQTRVDTVKPYYERFLYHLPTIQDLATAPEEVILKLWEGLGYYSRVRNMQEAAQQMVSDFEGRFPTTYVGIASLKGIGPYTAGAIASIAFDLPEPAVDGNVMRVLSRLFEVDYDIGVPANRKIFQAMMEELIDPERPGDFNQALMDLGSDIESPTNPRPEESPVKDFSAAYLNGTMDKYPIKAPKKKPIPVTYQAFIIRNEKNEFLLEKNQESNLLAGFWSFPLVEKAEAIPPQLSLFEVAEASPQVDVRQEFHKIYPLEVEWQSERFAPVQHIFSHRKWQIELLEGIAIAGFLPKNRELQWISVEDFHRYPFAKPQQKMWNSYLAGKQERK, from the coding sequence ATGATTGATTTGAAGAAATATGGCATTGAAATGTGGCCACAAGAAAAGATAGTAGCCTTTCGCAAGGCTCTACTGGACTGGTATGATGCTCATAAGCGAGACCTGCCTTGGCGCCGTACCAAGGATCCCTATGCTATCTGGGTGTCAGAAATTATGTTGCAGCAAACACGCGTTGATACGGTCAAACCTTATTATGAACGCTTTTTATATCACTTGCCGACCATACAGGATTTGGCGACAGCACCTGAGGAAGTCATTTTAAAACTCTGGGAAGGTTTGGGCTACTATTCACGAGTACGCAATATGCAAGAGGCTGCCCAGCAAATGGTATCAGATTTTGAAGGCAGATTTCCTACCACCTATGTAGGCATTGCGAGTTTAAAAGGAATTGGCCCCTATACTGCTGGAGCTATTGCTAGCATTGCCTTTGACTTACCAGAACCAGCTGTGGATGGGAATGTCATGCGGGTTTTGAGTCGCTTGTTTGAAGTAGATTATGATATTGGCGTGCCTGCGAACCGCAAGATTTTTCAGGCCATGATGGAAGAATTGATTGATCCAGAAAGACCGGGGGATTTTAATCAAGCTCTGATGGATTTGGGGTCTGATATCGAATCTCCTACTAATCCCAGACCTGAAGAAAGCCCAGTTAAGGATTTTAGTGCGGCCTATCTCAACGGAACCATGGACAAATATCCGATTAAGGCACCCAAGAAAAAGCCGATTCCAGTTACTTATCAAGCCTTTATTATTCGCAATGAGAAAAACGAATTTTTGTTAGAGAAAAACCAAGAGTCTAACTTACTGGCAGGATTTTGGTCTTTTCCTTTAGTGGAGAAAGCTGAGGCAATTCCTCCGCAGCTCTCTCTTTTTGAAGTTGCAGAAGCTAGTCCGCAAGTAGATGTCAGACAGGAATTTCATAAAATCTACCCATTAGAAGTGGAGTGGCAATCTGAAAGATTTGCTCCTGTGCAACATATCTTTAGTCATCGCAAGTGGCAGATTGAATTACTAGAAGGAATCGCAATAGCAGGCTTTCTTCCAAAGAATCGGGAACTCCAGTGGATTTCAGTTGAGGATTTTCATCGTTATCCCTTTGCTAAACCACAGCAAAAAATGTGGAATAGTTATCTGGCAGGTAAGCAAGAAAGAAAATAG
- a CDS encoding ABC transporter ATP-binding protein has translation MSSNTSLRQLVSRMLRQPLHLSLIVLGSLVQVILSVYLPVLIGQAVDAVFIKGHSALFRDLLFSMIFVILTNTLVQFCLPLFINQLIFRLINELRQEVYEKMHSLPLAYLDRQSIGDMVARISTDSEQLTNGLTMIFSQFLLGMMTIFMTIFSMARLDQTMMILVVVLTPLSLFVARFIAQKSYGYYQKQTESRGQQTKLLEESIRQLSLIQSFNAQEQFVTRFGHSNQAYARYSQAAIFASATSNPTTRFINALIYALLAGLGALRIMTGNFTVGELTTFLSYASQYTKPFNDISSVLSELQSALVCAERLFEIVNQESLQDEKKPPLLEEAVAGQIQFKEVDFSYQPDQPLIEGLNITVPAGARVAIVGPTGAGKSTVINLLMRFYEVNKGQILLDQVPISHYSREEFRRQIGMVLQETWIKSATIHENIAYGYPEVTRDEVVAAAKAANADFFIRQLPQGYDTELTDGGASLSQGQRQLLSIARVFVSLPKILILDEATSSIDTRTEILVQQAFERLMQGRTSFIIAHRLSTIQSADLILVMVAGKIVEQGNHKQLMQAKGFYYHMQMSQESEIERSLEAAHG, from the coding sequence ATGAGCTCTAATACTAGTTTGAGACAACTTGTGTCTCGTATGTTGCGGCAACCTCTTCATCTTTCGTTGATTGTACTTGGTAGTCTCGTTCAAGTAATCTTATCGGTCTACCTACCTGTTTTAATCGGTCAAGCTGTTGATGCTGTTTTCATCAAGGGGCATTCAGCTCTCTTTAGAGATTTGCTGTTTAGCATGATTTTTGTGATTCTAACCAATACGCTTGTTCAATTCTGTCTGCCACTTTTCATTAATCAATTGATTTTTCGTTTGATAAATGAATTGCGTCAAGAGGTGTATGAAAAAATGCATTCCCTGCCTTTAGCTTATCTTGATCGGCAGAGTATTGGAGATATGGTTGCCCGTATTTCGACTGATAGTGAGCAATTAACCAATGGTTTGACCATGATTTTCAGTCAATTTTTGCTTGGAATGATGACGATTTTCATGACGATTTTTAGTATGGCAAGGCTAGATCAAACCATGATGATTCTGGTAGTTGTGCTGACTCCGTTGTCTCTATTTGTTGCTCGCTTTATTGCCCAAAAAAGCTATGGCTATTACCAGAAACAAACAGAGTCTCGTGGCCAGCAGACCAAATTGTTGGAAGAAAGCATTCGTCAGTTGTCCTTGATTCAATCCTTCAATGCCCAAGAGCAGTTTGTGACACGGTTTGGGCATTCCAATCAGGCTTATGCCCGTTATTCGCAAGCAGCGATTTTTGCTTCTGCAACCAGTAATCCCACAACGCGTTTTATCAATGCTCTTATCTATGCTTTATTGGCTGGACTGGGCGCGCTTCGAATTATGACAGGAAATTTTACGGTAGGAGAGCTAACAACCTTTTTGAGTTATGCTAGTCAGTATACGAAGCCCTTTAATGATATTTCTTCTGTCTTATCCGAATTGCAGAGTGCCTTGGTCTGTGCGGAGCGACTCTTTGAGATTGTCAATCAAGAATCTCTACAGGATGAAAAGAAGCCCCCACTCCTAGAAGAAGCGGTAGCTGGTCAGATTCAATTTAAAGAGGTCGATTTTTCCTATCAGCCTGACCAGCCTTTGATTGAAGGATTAAATATAACTGTTCCTGCTGGTGCTAGAGTTGCGATCGTGGGGCCTACTGGTGCAGGAAAGTCAACTGTCATCAATCTCTTGATGCGCTTTTATGAGGTGAATAAGGGACAGATTTTACTAGATCAGGTACCTATTTCACACTATAGCCGTGAAGAATTCAGACGGCAGATTGGCATGGTGTTACAGGAAACGTGGATTAAGTCAGCAACGATTCATGAAAATATTGCCTATGGTTATCCCGAGGTGACACGTGATGAAGTAGTAGCAGCAGCTAAGGCTGCGAATGCCGATTTCTTTATCCGCCAACTACCTCAAGGTTATGATACGGAATTAACTGACGGTGGAGCTTCCCTTTCACAAGGACAGCGACAATTGTTATCCATTGCTCGTGTTTTTGTCAGTTTGCCTAAAATTTTGATTTTAGATGAAGCGACATCCTCTATCGATACGCGGACAGAAATTCTCGTGCAACAGGCCTTTGAACGCTTGATGCAGGGTAGAACGAGTTTTATCATTGCCCATCGCCTATCGACCATTCAGTCGGCTGACCTGATTCTCGTTATGGTAGCTGGAAAAATCGTAGAGCAAGGAAATCACAAGCAGCTCATGCAGGCCAAAGGATTTTACTATCATATGCAAATGAGTCAAGAGAGTGAAATTGAGAGAAGTCTTGAAGCGGCTCATGGATAA
- a CDS encoding ABC transporter ATP-binding protein, producing MQPFLKYVRGYVKEAILAPLFKLLEACFELAVPLIIAFIIDTVIPHSNHSQLVAMILLLVLLAVIGVIVAVIAQYYSAKAAVGYTKELTEDLYKKVLSLPKASRDLLSSDSLLTRLSSDTLQIQTGINIFLRLFLRAPIIVFGSLIMAFSISPGLSVYFLMMIALLFLIVSLVSVMASKFYALMRSSLDRLVGQVRETLTGIRVIRAFGQALREITVFQQLNQIYTREQLTAGFWSSFLSPATFFIVNGTLIVLIVQGRLIVGQGLLNQGKLVALINYLSQILVELVKMVMVISTLNQSFISASRINEIVEQESEDIEQPFSYSSISTDWILVAQDVSFAYPKAAENALTALSFRAKKGEFLGIIGGTGSGKSTLVDLLLHLYPVEPHHLSLFKPDGHSPVNLKEWREQFALVGQQAQLFSGTIRSNLLLGKQSASEDDLWQVLEMAQAKDFVLEKGGLEASVEAFGRNFSGGQRQRLTIARALLQQAPILVLDDATSALDYLTERRLLDAISHLPDRLLIMISQRTNSLAQADQILVLDQGKQVGLGSHEDLLVTCAIYQEIDQSQHGQEVSHEL from the coding sequence ATGCAGCCATTCCTGAAGTATGTAAGAGGCTATGTGAAGGAAGCAATTTTAGCTCCCTTGTTTAAGCTCTTAGAAGCCTGCTTTGAGTTAGCAGTTCCTCTTATCATTGCTTTTATTATTGATACAGTTATTCCTCATAGCAATCACAGTCAGTTGGTTGCTATGATTTTGTTATTGGTCCTTTTAGCAGTTATCGGTGTGATTGTGGCTGTTATTGCCCAATACTATTCAGCTAAAGCAGCAGTAGGCTACACCAAGGAATTGACAGAGGATTTGTACAAGAAGGTTCTTTCTTTACCTAAAGCGAGTCGTGATTTGCTATCAAGTGATAGTTTGCTCACACGATTATCAAGTGATACCTTACAGATTCAAACAGGAATCAATATCTTTTTACGTCTTTTTCTAAGAGCCCCAATTATCGTGTTTGGTTCCTTAATCATGGCTTTTTCTATCAGTCCGGGCTTGTCAGTCTATTTTCTGATGATGATTGCTCTCTTGTTCTTAATCGTATCGCTTGTTTCGGTTATGGCAAGCAAGTTTTACGCCTTGATGCGCAGCAGTTTAGACCGTTTAGTTGGACAAGTTCGTGAGACGCTTACAGGAATACGAGTGATTCGTGCTTTTGGACAAGCCTTACGCGAAATCACAGTTTTTCAGCAGTTAAACCAGATCTATACTCGAGAACAGCTGACAGCCGGTTTTTGGTCGTCTTTTCTTTCACCAGCGACTTTTTTTATCGTCAATGGAACCTTGATTGTTTTGATTGTTCAAGGAAGATTGATCGTTGGTCAGGGATTGTTAAATCAAGGAAAATTAGTTGCCTTAATCAATTATTTATCACAAATTTTGGTGGAATTGGTCAAAATGGTCATGGTCATTTCAACGCTAAATCAGAGTTTTATTAGCGCTAGTCGCATAAATGAGATAGTTGAACAAGAATCAGAAGATATTGAACAGCCTTTTTCTTATTCGAGTATTTCAACAGATTGGATTCTTGTTGCGCAAGATGTATCCTTTGCCTATCCGAAAGCAGCAGAAAATGCCTTGACAGCCCTTTCTTTTCGTGCGAAAAAAGGAGAATTTTTGGGAATAATAGGGGGAACGGGTTCGGGGAAGTCTACTTTGGTTGATCTGTTGTTGCACCTCTACCCAGTTGAGCCCCATCATCTCTCTCTCTTTAAACCAGATGGGCACTCGCCAGTCAACTTGAAAGAATGGCGCGAGCAGTTTGCTTTGGTAGGACAACAAGCCCAACTCTTTAGTGGGACCATTCGTTCGAATCTCTTGCTGGGCAAGCAGTCTGCCTCTGAGGATGACCTATGGCAGGTCTTAGAAATGGCGCAGGCCAAGGATTTTGTACTTGAAAAGGGTGGTTTAGAAGCGAGTGTTGAAGCATTTGGACGGAACTTTTCCGGAGGCCAACGCCAGCGTCTGACCATTGCGCGGGCTCTTCTTCAACAAGCTCCTATTTTGGTATTAGATGATGCAACATCAGCCTTGGACTATTTGACAGAAAGAAGATTATTGGATGCCATCAGTCATTTACCGGACAGATTGCTGATTATGATTTCTCAGCGGACAAATAGCCTAGCACAGGCAGATCAGATTTTGGTCTTAGATCAGGGAAAACAAGTTGGTTTAGGCAGTCATGAGGACTTATTGGTAACTTGTGCCATCTATCAAGAAATCGACCAGTCTCAACATGGTCAGGAGGTATCTCATGAGCTCTAA